TGCGGTTCACCTCGGCCCGCTGCCAGAAGAGGGTGAAGTCCGCACGCTCCAGGATGTCGGCGAGATCGATGATTGTCTGCACATTCTCGTCCTTCATCTGCTGGGGCAACAGCAGGCACTTGGCCATCACGAAATCCGTGTGCGGCAGGCTGGTCAGCGACTTCAGCAGAATGGTGTAGGTGATATCGAAGTTCAGCATGTGCGGGTTGAATTGGTACAGCTTCAGCACGGCCAGGTTGGCCTCCAGGTCGTAGGTGTTGTTCTTAGCCTGATCCTGCACATAGGCCTCCAGTGTTTTCAGATGATCCGGATTGTAGCTGCGGAAAAAAGCGAGGTTATGTTCCTGCTGCGAACTCTGACGGGGTGTATTTGTCCAGTTCTTACCGCTCGATGCAGCCCAGCATCTCCTGGATGGTCTGGCTCTgtccgttttccattttcacgAGGTGCGACATTTTGTACAGCTAATTtgtgtgaaattcgcaagTTGACGtcgtgttttttattttaataaagaaCGACTCGGTGTGACCGCACTGCGAAACACGCATTTGCCGATGCAAACAAACGGAATACGGTCACACTGTGTGGGAATCAGCTAGGGGGATTCCAGTATTCCATTTCATAAATACCGTAAACCgtataaactatttaaatttaaaaactagtttattttaaagttttgaaGTAGTTTACATTTTGTGGATATTAACTTTACTTTAGTTTTAATGGTGCTAAAAGTTTTGATTGGCAACATTGTTAATtcaaatttgttaaaatttttcatatatttctcGTTAAACTAAGCCTGATAAATGAAACGCTCGTTTGAGTGGAAgtttaatgattttaatacatatacaatTATGTATCTCATGTCCAAGGGAAGTTCTGTTCCATTTTGCTTAACCTGGAAGTTCACGTGGAAGTGCATGTGTTTTGCGTAATCTACATGTTTTGTACAAAAGTATGTACA
This sequence is a window from Drosophila teissieri strain GT53w chromosome 2R, Prin_Dtei_1.1, whole genome shotgun sequence. Protein-coding genes within it:
- the LOC122612437 gene encoding eukaryotic translation initiation factor 3 subunit K encodes the protein MSHLVKMENGQSQTIQEMLGCIERYNPDHLKTLEAYVQDQAKNNTYDLEANLAVLKLYQFNPHMLNFDITYTILLKSLTSLPHTDFVMAKCLLLPQQMKDENVQTIIDLADILERADFTLFWQRAEVNRSMFRHIAGFHDSIRKFVSHVVGTTFQTIRKDLLKELLGGIEDSTLESWIKRNGWKHQGQGLVVVAMQDDKIKTKNITEKIEFDNVGGLMAQCL